TACAACAAGCTAATCACCATGGATGAAAGTGTTAATGAAAAATGGGCACAAGTTGAAAACGTTATGCAAAGAAGATATGACCTAATTCCTAATTTAATCAATACTGTTAAAGGCTACGCCAAACATGAGAAGGAAATTTTTGAAAATATTGCTGAATCTAGAGCAAAACTTGCTGGAGCGAGTTCGGCTAAGGACAAAATGCAAGCAGCTCAAGGCATCGAAGGAGCGTTAAGTAGACTTCTTGTTGTGGTAGAAAATTATCCCAACCTAAAGGCTAATGAAAACTTTACTAAACTAATGGACGAGCTAGCTGGCTCAGAAAATAGACTTACGGTAGAAAGACAAAGATACAATCTGTCTATCAAAGGATACAATATCGCTATCAGAAAATTCCCTACTAGCATTGTTGCCAACCAACTAGGCTATGAGAAAAAAGACATGTTTCAAATGGAAGAAAAAGCTAAAGAAGCACCAAAAGTTAACTTTAATTAATACACTGTCATTCCCGCAGTGCCGAAGGCCTAGCATAGCGTCAAGCAGGAATCCATAAATTTATCACGAAACTTCTAAGAAGAAGATCCCCGCCTTCGCGGGGATGACAGGAAAGAAAGAATGACTTGTATAAACAAAGCTAACAACCTAAAAAATTGTAATTGCTCAGCAAGCGGATGCCCAAGAATGGGCATCTGCTGTGAGTGTATAAAATATCACCGAGAGAAAAAACAATTACCTGCTTGTTACTTTGATGATGTTGCAGAGAAAACATGGGATAGAAGTATTGAAAATTTTATCGCACTTTGGCAACAAAAAAATAAATAAAACCCTCTTTCATTTCACCTATATTCTTTGTTACAATGTTTTCAACAATACTAACCGGAGGTAATAATGAAAAAAATATTAATAATAAGCATCCTGGCATCCTTCTCGCTCGTTTTTTCTTTTAACACAGCACAATATGCATCGGCAAAAGTCATGGGTCTTGGTGGAGCGTATACAGCAATAGCCAATGATGAAATGGCGATGTTCTATAACCCTGCTGGACTAGCCTACATTGATTCAGGAATGATCGGACACCTAACCGCAGAAGGGACTTTTTCTTACGAAGACGGATTTACTGCAATTATGGATTCTATTAAAAATAATACTGGTAATTTTACTGCCGGCTCTGCACTTTTAGCGGAACTGGAAGGGAAATCAGCATCTATGTTTTATGGTGGAGGAATCTCCTATTTTACTGGCGGTCTTGCCTTTGGTGCCTATGCCTCAGCAAAAACTTTCATGAAATATGAAAATGAAGCATTAAATGCCAATATAAATAACTCCTCTTTATTATGCGTGGGTTACGCCAGAGAAATTATGGATGATGTGGCGTTAGGCATAACATTAAAAGCAACAAGAGTTGAAGCACTAAAAGGTTCTATCGCATACACCGAGCTTGTAAGTTCAAACTTTGACGGGATGAATTTCGGTTCGGGCGAGTTTGAAAAAAGCTATAATCTTGGAACAAACATAGGTGCAATGTACAAAACAGGTAATTTTTCTTTAGGCACATCTATTGAGGATGCTTTTACTCTTGAAACAACCAAGGAACTAACTAGCTCAAGCATTGTCACTAATAATACCGCTGAAACACCAAAGCCAGTTGTCAGAGTTGGTGTTGGATACAATAACGGCTATACTCTGTTAGCCGCTGATATGGCAAACCTTACTGATGCTAACAACACAACGTACCATGTTGGAATTCAGCAAAAACTATTCGATGTTCCTTTTATTGAATGGTTAGGAGGGATTACTGCTAGAGCTGGTTACTTAACTGGCAAAAAAGATAATTACGATATATCTCTTGTTACTTATGGCTTACAAGCAAGAGTTCTTATAGCCTACCTAAACCTTAATGTTGTAAGCAAAACTATCGCCGATGACCAGACTCAGGAGCTTAACTTCTCAGGACAAATAAGCTTCTAGCCTCTCCCCCCTAAAGCTACTTTAGGGAAATAGTTACTGAACATTAATCCCCCCTCTCCTAAAGGAGAAGGGGGATTTTTTATGCTAACATGGATATAAGAAAAACAGATGGAACGCTCCTATAGGAGAGTTAGTAACATCAAATATATTGTAATCTATTTTAAAATTTACTGAAGAGATTCCTGACTTCAAAAAAAAATCGTGCTAAAATATCTTTCATTATGACAATAGATAAAGATACTGTTGAACATTTAGCAAAATTATCCAGACTCCATTTAAGCGATAACGAACTTTTATCTTTCACCAAAAGTATAAATGAAATATTGGAATACACAAAATCAATACAACAAGTAAATACAGAAGGCGTTCTCCCGGCTATTCACGCTCTTGATTTACAAAACGTTTTCAAAGAAGATGAAGTAATAAATTATAAATATATTGATAAATTATTTGAGAATGCGCCTGATGTTGAGAACCATTCCTTTAAAGTACCAAGGATACTAACAAACTAATGAACGAAATACTTAAACTTTCTGCGACTGAAATTAGTGAAAAATACAAAATTAAAGACTTATCTTGTAGTGAAGTCACAAAAGCTTTCCTCGATAGAATAAATAAAACAAATCCTGAACTAAATTCCTTTGTTTCTGTTTCAGAAAAATCGGCAATGGAGACTGCCAAGATAGTTGACGAAAAAATTGCTAAATCTCAAAAACTTAACCTACTTGAAGGTGTTCCAATCGCGCTTAAAGATAATATGTGTACAAATGGCGTAGCCACAACTTGTTGTTCTAAAATGCTTGTCAACTTTGTACCATCTTACGATGCTACGGTTGTTGAAAAAATCAAAAATAATAATATGCCAATACTTGGGAAAACAAATATGGATGAATTCGCAATGGGGACATCTACTGAAACTTCCTTCTTTGGCTCCACAAAAAATCCTTGGGATATAAATACTGTTCCCGGTGGTTCCTCTGGAGGTTCTGCGGTAGCAATCTCTGCCCTGCAAGCACCTTTAGCCTTAGGCTCAGACACTGGCGGCTCAATCAGACAACCTGCAAGTTTTTGTGGCGTTGTTGGTATGAAACCAACATATGGAGTTGTTTCTAGATACGGACTAGTTGCCTTTGCTTCTTCCTTAGACCAAATAGGGCCTTTCTCCAAAAACATTAAAGATTCTGCAGCGCTATTGTCTGTAATTAGTGGTTATGACGCTAAAGATTCAACCTCTCAACCAAACATCAAAACAAACTATACCGAATTATCTGAACCAAAAGAAATAAAAATTGGTTTACCAAAAGAATTTTTTGCAAACTTAGACAATAAAACAAAAGGACTCTATAAAAACATCACAACAAAATTATCCAATGAGGGAATTATTTTTGAAGAAATTGATATGCCCTCATTACAACAAGGGGTACCAACTTATTGCATTATCGCACCAGCTGAAGCTAGCTCAAACTTAGCTAGATTTGATGGTGTCCGATATGGATACAGAAACAAAGAAGCTAAATCACTTGTTGAAATGATGGAGTTATCCAGAAGTGAAGGCTTTGGAGCAGAGGTTAAAAGAAAAATTCTTCTTGGGACATATGTCTTAAGTAGTGGATGCTATGATATCTACTATAAAAAAGCTCAACAAGTAAGAACTATCATTAAAAATGACTTCCAAAAAGCATTTTCAAAATATGACATTCTCCTCTCACCAACAACAACTACTCCAACTTTTGCTTTTGGCGAGAAAAGTAACCCACTAGAAATGTACATGAACGATATAATGACCATACCAGCTAATTTAGCAGGCATTCCTGCTCTCTCGCTACCCTGCGGAATAATAAACAATTTACCAATGGGATTACACTTGATGGGCAATATCTTGGAAGAACAAAAATTATTTTCTATTGCAAAGAAAATAGAACAAATATTAGGGTTTAATCTACAAAATCCTTATTGGGAGAAATAAATGAATTGGGAAGTAGTTATTGGATTAGAAATACACGCACAAATGGCCACTAAGTCTAAGCTTATGTGCAACTGTGATGCCTCCTTCTCAAGTGAACCAAACACCCATGTTTGTCCAGGATGTACTGGCCAACCTGGCATGCTCCCTGTAGTTAACAAACAAGTTGTAGACAATGCAATTATGTTGGGGCTTGCAACCAAATGTGATATTAGAAAATTAAACGAATTTGCTAGAAAAAGCTACTTTTATCCTGACTTACCTGGAGGATACCAAATATCTCAGTACGACAAACCTATCTGTGAAAACGGTAAGCTAGAAATAGAAGTTAATGGGAATAAAAGAACAATAGGAATTACTAGAATTCATATGGAAGAAGATGCGGGTAAACTTGTACACGCAGGCAGTGATAACATTAAAGATGCCTCATATAGCTTAGTTGATTTAAACCGAGCATCAGTGCCTCTTTGCGAGATTGTTAGTGAACCAGACTTAAGGTCTGCAGAAGAAGCTATTGCGTATGCACAAAAAATTAGACAAATTGTACGATATCTTGGTGTTTGCGATGGAAACATGGAAGAAGGTTCTATGAGATGTGATGCCAATGTTTCTGTTCGGCCAAAAGGACAAATAAAGCTTGGGACCAAAGCAGAAGTTAAAAACCTTAACAGCTTCAAAGCCATAGAAAAAGCAATCAATATTGAAGTGGAAAGACAGATTGATATTCTGGAAGATGGTGGCGAGATTATTCAAGAAACCAGACATTATAATGAAGCAACAAATAGTACAAAATCCATGAGAAGCAAAGAAGATGCCCACGACTATAGATATTTCCCGGATCCTGATTTAGTGCCGCTTCTTATTGATGATGACTGGATATTAAAAGTAAGGAATTTATTGCCAGAATTACCAGAAGAAAAAAAAGAAAGATATATAAACTCTCTCTCTTTATCAGAATATGACGCAAGCATTATAACTACAGAAAAAGAAACAGCAGACTTTTTTGAAGAAACAATAAGCTATGGATCTAAACCAAAAGAAACGGTTAATTGGATAATGAGCGAAGTACTTGGAACTCTTAATCAAAACAATCTTAAATTGTCAGAAACCAAGCTTACGCCCAAACTATTAGCTGAACTACTTATATTAATAGATAAAAATACTATTTCTGGGAAAATAGCAAAAACCATACTACCAGAAATTATAAAAACCGGAAAAAATGCAGAAGAAATTATCAAAGAAAAAGGACTAGCCCAAGTCTCTGACCAAGGAGAACTTAAGAAAATCGTGGAAACAGTAATTAAGGAGAACGCAAAAGTTGTTGAAGATATAAAAAATGGCAATCCAAAAGCACGAGGCTTCTTAATTGGACAAATAATGAAAAAATCTAACGGAAAAGCTAATCCAGGAATAACCAACGAGCTATTAAATTCGCTACTAAATTAAAAACTATTTAGCTAAAAGAAACAATCCTTCTAACAACAAAGTAGGATTTACTATATTTATTTGATTTATATGCTCAGCAAAAACCAAAGAATCTCCTCCGGTTAAAACTACAACCAAGTCTTTAATGCTACTCTTATATTTTATGATTAAAGCTTCAATGGATAACAGATAGAGGTTTCTTACCCCGGCACTCATTGCATCTTTTGTGCCTACATTAAAAATATTTATCTCCACATTATCAAATTCAGCTGGCAATAAAGCAGTATTTTGAGAAAGCACCTTTTTCGCTGTCCCATATCCTGGCATGATAAGCCCGCCCTTAAACTTACCGTTATTACAACAAGTGAAAGTAAGCGCTGTCCCCAGATCAATAACCAAAACATCTTTTGTCTTATACAGAGACATTGCTGTCACACAATTTAGTGCTCTATCGATTCCTATATTTAATGGAAAGCTGGTGTTATCTAAAGATTGCAATGTCACAACTTCCGCTAGTGGATATTTTTTTAATATTATTTCTGTTACTTTAGGCACTACGGAAGAGAGGATAATCTTATCAGCAGAGGATATCCTCAGTCTACTAGAAACATACTTTGTCTTCTTGCTTTCTTTCTTCTGAATTTCTCCATTTAGAAAATAAGCTATTGCTATATTTGTATTGCCAACATCCACAGTTACTAAATCAAACACTAAAAATATCTCCTAAGCCACTCAGCAAAAAATACATCGGTTATCTTAAGTCCCGCATCATCCTTATGAAGAAATTGCTTTTTGATAAGCCCCTTGATGGATGTTTGCACAGAAGGAACAGAAATGAGTCCATTATTATAAATAAACTGACTTTTAAAAACATGTTGCCCAGTGTGTTTAGCTATAGCAATAATAAGTTTTTTTTGATGTACTGATAAGGAATCAAAGTAAAGTTGAAAAACTTGTTCTTTCTGTTCAAGAATAAGGCTTACATTTTTTTTAATTTCCTTGATTGTTAAAGCCTTCTTGCCATAAAAATTGATACACTCACTTATTGCTTTGAGGTCACCTACAAGTAATGAGACCAGACTCTGGGCTGCACCCTCCTCTATGGATTGCTCCTTAAATTGCAACTGAATATTTTTTTTTAATTGTGTTTCCGTTGGTCTTTCAATCGTTTTTACTAAATCAATAGCCAACTTCTTTTGTTCTTTTTTATTAACAGCTAAAAATAACTCTTGATCTGCTGTACTCAAAACATAAACAACTCCTTTGCCAATGTTCTTTGCAATAAAACCAGATAAATTTAAATTTTCAATACTCATTAAATTCTCGTAGTTATCTAAAACAACTACTACCTGTTCTTCCCGAGATTGACTAATCCTATAGGGAGCCTGTAGTACATCTGAAGCAAACTTAGAAATGTCATCATCTGTTAAACTATAAGACATTGTAAGCTCTGCGCCCTTTGTGCCACTAGAACTAATGGATGGCTTAATATTAGGAAGCGTCTGATATGCGTCTTTAACCGCTCCGGCAACCTTCTCAGACAGAACCCTTAATCCTTCTTTGGAGTATTCTGTCAGAAAACTTCTTGCGTCAAAGCATTTCTTACAATCAATGAAAAAATAATTAATTTTTTCTTTAACCAACACTGCGGATAACTGCTTCAAAAAAGTAGTTTTTCCACTATACAAAGAGCCGTAAATCAAGGCATTCTTGCCATTTGAGATAACTTTAACTATTTCTAATATTTCTTTATTTTTATTTATCATTTTATATATAATTACATAAACCTTTATAGGATTATCCTATCATACATAAAATAGTTCAATGGTTCAATCATTCAAGGGGTTATTGATGGACAGCCAAGCCACAAGGCTACTTTTTCTTAAGCCTATCTGCTAGCCTTCCTAGTTTTACGCTTTCTAATTTCTTGGCTGGTTTACTAAAGCCAGTTACCATTTTAGAAATAGTGCTCTCATCTAATTCCGCTTTAAGCTCATCTCTCCACTCAGTTGTACTATCAAACAACTTTAGCTCTTTGCTCACATCTAGAAATTCTTGCTTAATAGTCCCACCTTGACTAAAGTAAAACTCCATAACCTCTACGCTTCTTATAAATTCAAGACTATCCTCTTTTTGCTGGCTAAACTTTATAAGTCTAGAGAACTGATTATGTTTGTTCGGGCCTTCCATATTTTTGATCATTCTCAACATAACAGCTAAACACAATTCCTCTCTGCTATCATCATTAATCTGAACAAAGGTATTCCCGTCCATATATTTTGTGTACAAATCAAACAAATGAAAGTCCGGATCAATAAAATATTCCTGATACTGATCAACAAAAAAAGAAACTAACTCTCTTTGGTAGTTAGAAAATTTACTTGTAGTTAAAAATAATTCAGCTGTCTCTTGCGTGTCTTTCTCTCCTCCTGAGGAAAACCTCTCCATTAACTTCCAAAAATTTGAAAGGCTATTGATCTCAGCTCTTTCTTTAAGCAACCCTATACTATTCTTATTAAAGGAAATAACACCATAATCCCAAGCGTCTTCCGACACCTCTTTTTTAAACAAACGCTCAAAATTCTCTCTATCAATTCTGCCTTTTGAAATCATTAACTGTAAACCTTCATTAGTAAACATAGTTTCTTGCGTGATTTTTGTCAGCTTACTTAAAACTGCTAAAGATTCTTTGCTTACTGGCTCACCCTCGAAAGCGTCTTCCTTAGTAAAAACAACACCTAGCTCTTCCTCAATAAAAGACTCATCAACCCTGCCATCAGCTACCAATAAGCTTAAAAGCATCTTTAATGCATTTATGTCTTTACCAGAAAGATCCCTCAACAATAAAGAGAATTGAACTTGTGCTTCTGTTGACTGTAAGCCTTCAAATTGAGACATTAACTGGTCTATAGCTTCTTGCCCTAAAGAATCCGTATTAAAAAGAGCAATTAATTTATCAGAGTTAAGGCTTCCCTTGCTCTTCATTTCAACCACTGACTTAAGGGTTCCTACAAGGTTTTCTCGCTTCTCTTTAATCTCTTGTGCTTCTGTCTTAAGCGCACCTTTTAAAACTTCCATTGAACGAACACTAAGCTTGAGCTGACTAATTTTGTCACCCATAACATTAAAAAGTTTTGTTAATTGTTCGTTATTTAACTCTTCCAGATTAGACCCAGAAAGCAAAATTGCTTCACCATCAGTTATTTCAGTTTTATTACCAGTAATAATCTCATCTAAAAGAAAATTTGCACTATTACTCTGTCTAATAAGAGTCTCTATTTTACCTTTTAATTGATCGTTTTTAATCTCACCAACTATTTGCTTTAATTGTAATGTTTTTTCTTGGTTATTTAACTTCTTTAATTGACCAAGACTTTCTTTTAATACCTGAATGTCTTTAATTGTACCTTTAACATCAAGTAATTTTGCAGCAACTTCTTTGGTAGACTGCTCGTTTATCTCCCGCTCAAATACTTCCTTAAATTTAAGGTCTGTTTCTGCTTTATCCAGCTTACTTAGAATATCTTTAATTAAAGCTTCTTTGATTATTCCTTTTTCAGCCAGAACCTCTGGCTTTGTAAGCTGACTATCCTTGCTGATTGTTTCTTTATTCTTGGTTTCTGTATCCTTTATTTGC
This region of Candidatus Margulisiibacteriota bacterium genomic DNA includes:
- a CDS encoding LemA family protein, which gives rise to MNNKKLWITLGVIALFIIGSISWYIGTYNKLITMDESVNEKWAQVENVMQRRYDLIPNLINTVKGYAKHEKEIFENIAESRAKLAGASSAKDKMQAAQGIEGALSRLLVVVENYPNLKANENFTKLMDELAGSENRLTVERQRYNLSIKGYNIAIRKFPTSIVANQLGYEKKDMFQMEEKAKEAPKVNFN
- a CDS encoding DUF6485 family protein; this translates as MTCINKANNLKNCNCSASGCPRMGICCECIKYHREKKQLPACYFDDVAEKTWDRSIENFIALWQQKNK
- the traF gene encoding conjugal transfer protein TraF, with translation MKKILIISILASFSLVFSFNTAQYASAKVMGLGGAYTAIANDEMAMFYNPAGLAYIDSGMIGHLTAEGTFSYEDGFTAIMDSIKNNTGNFTAGSALLAELEGKSASMFYGGGISYFTGGLAFGAYASAKTFMKYENEALNANINNSSLLCVGYAREIMDDVALGITLKATRVEALKGSIAYTELVSSNFDGMNFGSGEFEKSYNLGTNIGAMYKTGNFSLGTSIEDAFTLETTKELTSSSIVTNNTAETPKPVVRVGVGYNNGYTLLAADMANLTDANNTTYHVGIQQKLFDVPFIEWLGGITARAGYLTGKKDNYDISLVTYGLQARVLIAYLNLNVVSKTIADDQTQELNFSGQISF
- the gatC gene encoding Asp-tRNA(Asn)/Glu-tRNA(Gln) amidotransferase subunit GatC — protein: MTIDKDTVEHLAKLSRLHLSDNELLSFTKSINEILEYTKSIQQVNTEGVLPAIHALDLQNVFKEDEVINYKYIDKLFENAPDVENHSFKVPRILTN
- the gatA gene encoding Asp-tRNA(Asn)/Glu-tRNA(Gln) amidotransferase subunit GatA, which produces MNEILKLSATEISEKYKIKDLSCSEVTKAFLDRINKTNPELNSFVSVSEKSAMETAKIVDEKIAKSQKLNLLEGVPIALKDNMCTNGVATTCCSKMLVNFVPSYDATVVEKIKNNNMPILGKTNMDEFAMGTSTETSFFGSTKNPWDINTVPGGSSGGSAVAISALQAPLALGSDTGGSIRQPASFCGVVGMKPTYGVVSRYGLVAFASSLDQIGPFSKNIKDSAALLSVISGYDAKDSTSQPNIKTNYTELSEPKEIKIGLPKEFFANLDNKTKGLYKNITTKLSNEGIIFEEIDMPSLQQGVPTYCIIAPAEASSNLARFDGVRYGYRNKEAKSLVEMMELSRSEGFGAEVKRKILLGTYVLSSGCYDIYYKKAQQVRTIIKNDFQKAFSKYDILLSPTTTTPTFAFGEKSNPLEMYMNDIMTIPANLAGIPALSLPCGIINNLPMGLHLMGNILEEQKLFSIAKKIEQILGFNLQNPYWEK
- the gatB gene encoding Asp-tRNA(Asn)/Glu-tRNA(Gln) amidotransferase subunit GatB, which produces MNWEVVIGLEIHAQMATKSKLMCNCDASFSSEPNTHVCPGCTGQPGMLPVVNKQVVDNAIMLGLATKCDIRKLNEFARKSYFYPDLPGGYQISQYDKPICENGKLEIEVNGNKRTIGITRIHMEEDAGKLVHAGSDNIKDASYSLVDLNRASVPLCEIVSEPDLRSAEEAIAYAQKIRQIVRYLGVCDGNMEEGSMRCDANVSVRPKGQIKLGTKAEVKNLNSFKAIEKAINIEVERQIDILEDGGEIIQETRHYNEATNSTKSMRSKEDAHDYRYFPDPDLVPLLIDDDWILKVRNLLPELPEEKKERYINSLSLSEYDASIITTEKETADFFEETISYGSKPKETVNWIMSEVLGTLNQNNLKLSETKLTPKLLAELLILIDKNTISGKIAKTILPEIIKTGKNAEEIIKEKGLAQVSDQGELKKIVETVIKENAKVVEDIKNGNPKARGFLIGQIMKKSNGKANPGITNELLNSLLN
- a CDS encoding type III pantothenate kinase, with protein sequence MFDLVTVDVGNTNIAIAYFLNGEIQKKESKKTKYVSSRLRISSADKIILSSVVPKVTEIILKKYPLAEVVTLQSLDNTSFPLNIGIDRALNCVTAMSLYKTKDVLVIDLGTALTFTCCNNGKFKGGLIMPGYGTAKKVLSQNTALLPAEFDNVEINIFNVGTKDAMSAGVRNLYLLSIEALIIKYKSSIKDLVVVLTGGDSLVFAEHINQINIVNPTLLLEGLFLLAK